One segment of Anatilimnocola aggregata DNA contains the following:
- a CDS encoding ankyrin repeat domain-containing protein, whose product MIQGDFNSRGQFRPGDSVTHMACRTTFDGYFEAVFEHGGDPNLVRTDRIFSGHTPLFAVIARGRGNKKEKIKFLIEKGANLDHMSGSWATPTMDALSGGRYDIALMLLDAGADHKVYQPKSNARLIHVVIGEEHRSKIWTPEQKADYEKVVQWLIDHGESVEEARADIARWKSWIDASGEYRRNMDAEIAERMRREAQEKKPVGQVGTPP is encoded by the coding sequence GTGATTCAAGGGGACTTCAATTCGCGCGGTCAGTTTCGTCCTGGAGATTCCGTAACGCATATGGCGTGCAGGACTACCTTTGATGGGTATTTCGAAGCAGTGTTCGAACACGGCGGCGATCCCAACCTTGTTAGGACGGATCGTATTTTTTCAGGCCATACGCCTCTGTTTGCTGTAATCGCGCGAGGTAGGGGGAACAAAAAAGAGAAGATCAAATTCTTGATAGAAAAGGGGGCCAATCTCGACCACATGAGCGGAAGCTGGGCTACTCCAACGATGGATGCCTTAAGCGGCGGTAGATACGACATTGCTCTTATGCTACTCGACGCAGGCGCGGACCACAAAGTTTATCAGCCAAAGAGCAACGCACGGTTAATTCATGTTGTAATTGGAGAGGAGCACCGCAGCAAGATTTGGACACCCGAGCAAAAGGCTGACTATGAAAAGGTCGTGCAGTGGCTAATCGATCACGGCGAGTCCGTCGAGGAAGCTCGGGCCGATATTGCTCGCTGGAAATCATGGATCGATGCCAGCGGGGAATACCGACGCAACATGGACGCCGAAATCGCCGAGCGCATGCGCCGGGAAGCGCAAGAAAAGAAACCAGTTGGTCAGGTCGGTACCCCACCCTAA
- a CDS encoding ankyrin repeat domain-containing protein — MTILSNERRGALLYITFSAACLIIVLACATSRIAIRPTVHQLCGWKAADYFADPQVIKLCQAIEADDIAEIDRLVAAGADVNARGKDNMTPLFWA, encoded by the coding sequence ATGACTATTTTGAGTAATGAGCGCCGAGGCGCATTGCTTTACATCACGTTCTCCGCAGCCTGCTTGATCATCGTGCTTGCCTGCGCTACTTCGCGGATAGCCATCCGTCCAACCGTGCATCAGTTGTGTGGCTGGAAGGCGGCGGACTACTTTGCCGATCCGCAGGTGATCAAGCTCTGTCAGGCGATCGAAGCGGACGACATTGCGGAGATCGATCGCTTGGTGGCGGCGGGCGCTGACGTGAACGCCAGGGGGAAAGATAATATGACGCCCTTATTCTGGGCATAA